Below is a genomic region from Candidatus Babeliales bacterium.
GTGTATTAGACCCAAATCCATGTCCATGTGTGATGCTGTGGAAAAAAAGAAACGAAACGACATATAAAACGAAGATTGCTTTTTTTGTTGTGCGCTGCACCAATATTCCTTTTTTACTAGAGCTTAGAAATTATATAAAATAACAACTCTCTAAGTAGTTTAGTGTACAATAGGTGCATAGATAAGCTAAGAAATAATTTATTGATACATACATTAAAAAAAGAAAGTCAACATGGATGCAAAGCATATTCAAACAAAGTTTGAAGCATATCTTTTGACGGAAAAGCGTGTTGCAAACAACACTTTTTTTTCCTATCAGCGTGATCTTAAGCAATTTATTGGGTTTTTAGAAAAAAATAATATTGTGTTAGAAAAAATCACAGGTGATGAACTGAAAACCTTTGTTCATCACCTGTATGGCCTTAAGCTTTCTGCTCGCAGCATTGCCAGAAAAATATCAACATTAAAAACATTTTTTGGCTATATAAGTCGTGTATTTGATATTAAAAACATTGCAAAAGAGTTGCATATTCCAAAAATTGAAAAACGACTCCCTACCTATCTTACACAAGAAGAAGTGAGCAAAGTGCTTACGCACTCAGAAAAAGATCGTTCTCCTTTGGGTATTCGTAATTCAATTATACTGTATTTATTGTATAGTTCTGGAATGCGTGTCAGTGAACTCATTAATATAAAAATATCTGATATTCATTTTGATACACGATTCATATCCATTGAAGGTAAAGGTGGCAAACAGCGCATGATCCCTTTGCCGCAAGCAGTATTATTGTTATTGCATAATTACTTACAAAAACATGCACATAATAATTTTCCAGCATCAGTAGATCCTATGTATTTGTTTCCGATAATGTATGGAAAAAAAATAAAGCCTATTTCTCGTCAATCATGTTGGGGGATTTTAAAAAAACTTTGTGAACGGGCTGGGATAAAACGAGCAATATCACCACATCAATTACGCCATTCATTTGCAACTCATATGCTAGAAAAAGGTGTTGATTTGCGCTCGTTACAAGTATTGCTTGGTCATGAAGAAATTACAACGGTAGAAGTGTATACTCATGTTGAAACTTCACAATTGCGAAAAATATATGATAAAAAACACCCGCGATCATAGCCCCAACCTTTGCTTCGCTACAGTTGGGGACCCATGTAGAACAGAGTAGAACATTGGGTAAAAAACTTTTTATTTTTATAACGTAGGTTATACTGAAAAAAGTGCGTATTTCATAAGGATTATTAATGAAAAATATATTTGTTGTAGAACAAAAACCGTTGTTATCTATTTTATCTTCTATGCAACCTATTTGTACAAAGCGAACTACTCTTGATGCAACCACAACAATCTTGTTTCAGGTGGGCCATAAGGAATTAGTTCTAAAAAGTACTGATTTAGAAATTAGTTTGCAAGCAAGTTATCTGCTCAAAGAATGTGATATTGACGAGCCTCGCATGTTTTTAGTTTCAGGCCGTCGTCTTTTTGATTTGGTAAAAGAATTAGAAGGGGATATCACTTTTATTCTTGATGATACATCCCTTTTAGTAAAAGCAGGATTAGTTAATGTTGTATTAAATATTCAAGATGCACAGAACTTTCCACCATTTCCAGAACGCATTGAAAATTTAATGCAATTAAATGCGCCCTTTATACTTGAGCTACTTAATAAGGTTGCTTTTTTAATTCCACAAAACAATGCTAATTCTTCCTTAAATGGCTTATTGCTTGAAATATCTGAATCAGAATTAAAAATGACTGCAAGTGATGGTCACTGCCTTGCTCAGGTACAAACGGCTGATTACACCTTGGAAGAATCACGCAAATGGTTATTACCGCGCCGAGCTGTATTTGAAGTGAAAAAGATTTTAGAAAGCAGTAATGATGCTAATATTTTTCTTGGTTTGTGCGGTAATCAATTAGTGTTTTCTGGTGAGTCATTTAATTTTTTTACCAAGTTACTTGTTGACGGATTTCCTGCATATGGAACAATCTTAGATAAAAAAGGTTTTGTTCCTGCTCGTGTTGAACGTTCTCATTTTATTAAAACACTTCGTCGTTCATCTTGTCTTCTTTCTGGACAGTTTATTGCAACAAATTTTGCATTTGGTTTAGAAAAACTGAAAGTTTCCTTACATAATAAAGAAGTTGGTACATTAGAAGAAGAAGTGCCTCTTTTTGATTTTAGTGGCGATGAGTGTGATATTCGTTTTTATGCTCCGTATTTACTCAATGGATTACAAGTGTTTCCAGGAGAACAAATACAGTTTTATCTGCAAGGTAAATCTAAGCCAATTATTTTTGATGCTCAAGCCAAAAATGAAAATAGCGCATATTCTATGTTTTATCTTGTGATGCCTGTAGCTCAAACACATGAATAAATTGCAGTTGGCGAGCATATACCTCAAAGATTTTAGATGTTTTGAACAAACAACGATTGATTTAGATAGTTCTATTGTGCTTATTTGTGGCGCAAATGGGACAGGTAAAACGTCTTTGCTTGAGGCATTGTATTATGGATGTTATTTGCGTTCATTCAGAACGCATCTTTCTCGTGATTTGGTAGCTTTGGGTAAGGAATCTTTTTTTGTAAAGTTTCTGGTGAAAAACGATCTTATCGATCACACAATTCAAATAGGTTTTGCACATAACAAGCGTTTGGTCAAAGTTGATAATAAAACAACTGTATCGTATAAGGATTTGTTGTCATATTATCGTGTTGTTAGTCTTACTGAAGATGATCTTAAATTAATTCAAGATGGTCCAGAAGAGCGACGAGCTTTTATGGACCAGGCATTATTGCTTGATGATGCATCATTTCTTATTAAAATGCGTGAATATCGAGTTGTTCTAGAAAACCGTAACGCTCTTTTACAAAAAGAAATAATCGATAAAGAAGAATATTTCATCTGGACCAAAAAGCTGTGGGAACATTCGTTAGATATACAAGAAATTCGCAAGCAGTTACTTGCGCAGCTGGAGGCAGACATTAATACCATGCTTGCACAGTATATTGATCAGAATTTGTCTCTTTCATTTGTCTACCAAGCAAAAAAGGGTAGCGACCTACCTTTTGAGCGATTTCTACACAAAAATACCTCTCTAGAAGAGCTTATGCGATCGGAAAGTTATTTTAAACGTTCTCTTTTTGGGGCCCATGTTGATGATTTTAGCATAGTGTTGGAAGGTAAAAAATCTCGGGCTTATGCATCGAGAGGACAGCAGAAAATGATCGTTTTGCTGATTAAAATAGCTCAAATTAAGCAATTGATGCTAAAAAATGGCCCAATTATTTTTCTTTTGGACGATTTTATGACCGATTTTGATGTGGAACGGGGCAAATCTTTGTTGTCGGCTCTTTTTGAACTTAACTGTCAATTAATTTTCACCTCTCCTCGGCGCGATAGTGCCTTGGAAAGCGCGTTAATTGCTTCTCAGACTGATTATAAAATAATTTCTATGTGAATTGTTTTAGGTTGATTCGGCCTATTTTTGGCGTCTTTTTTGACTGAATAAATTTTTTCATATATATTAATTGAGAATTATTATTGATTTTGTCGAAGATATCAACATAAATTAATTAAAATAACTTTGACTTTTTTGAAATAATGGTTAATCTTAGTACTAATAATTGCTTACAGAGACGCACAAAACCCTTAACTTAGGCTTCATTACTACTCTCCTTTTTTCCATCGCATTGATTTAAACGTCAATGCGATGGTTTTTTTTGGCCCATAAGTCAAAAATTGTTCTTGTTATTTAACTCCTTTATTGTTATTTTCCAAAAATCATAACAAAAGGAGTAATAATGAAAAAATGTATCGTCATACATATTCTTTTCTTAGTTTTTTCCATTTTTGGTCAAAATATATCGCATGTTGATGCCAGTGATAATCTCTTGGCCGTTGTTATAATGGTTAAAAATGAGGTTGATGTTATAATTCCTACCTTAAAGCCATTTGTTGATGCCGGAATTCAATCTTTTCTTGTATTTGATACAGGTTCGAATGATGGTACCCAGCAAAAAATAAATGCCTACTTTAAAGAATCAGGTATTTTGAATGCACATATTATTGAAGAACCATTTGTAGATTTTTCCACATCGCGCAATAGAGCACTGGATTTAGCAGAACAAATTTTTGCAAATTATACCTTTTTAATAATGCTTGATGCTGAATGGTATGCATATAATGTTGATGAATTGATCAGTTTTTGCAGAATACATAAAGATTATATTGCTCCTGATTGTACAGGAAGTTGCTATTTAACACGACTTTTTACTTTTCAAGATTCCATTAATAATTATGTACCACGACTTATACGTCGTGGATATAATGTTCGTTACACCGGACCTGTTCATGAATCAATCCCTGATATGGCAAGTGGAATAGTACCAGATGCTTTTTACTTTGAATATGCACCACAACCGTGTGGACAAGAAAAATCGAAAGCTCGTTTTGCTCGTGATTATGCATTATTAAAAAAAAGTCATGAACAAGATCCGACAAATATGCGTACATTATTTTATCTTGGCCAAACGTGTCAGTTTTTAAATGAATGGGAACAAGCTATTTTTTATTATCAAAAAAGATTTGA
It encodes:
- the xerA gene encoding site-specific tyrosine recombinase/integron integrase; protein product: MDAKHIQTKFEAYLLTEKRVANNTFFSYQRDLKQFIGFLEKNNIVLEKITGDELKTFVHHLYGLKLSARSIARKISTLKTFFGYISRVFDIKNIAKELHIPKIEKRLPTYLTQEEVSKVLTHSEKDRSPLGIRNSIILYLLYSSGMRVSELINIKISDIHFDTRFISIEGKGGKQRMIPLPQAVLLLLHNYLQKHAHNNFPASVDPMYLFPIMYGKKIKPISRQSCWGILKKLCERAGIKRAISPHQLRHSFATHMLEKGVDLRSLQVLLGHEEITTVEVYTHVETSQLRKIYDKKHPRS
- the dnaN gene encoding DNA polymerase III subunit beta, with product MKNIFVVEQKPLLSILSSMQPICTKRTTLDATTTILFQVGHKELVLKSTDLEISLQASYLLKECDIDEPRMFLVSGRRLFDLVKELEGDITFILDDTSLLVKAGLVNVVLNIQDAQNFPPFPERIENLMQLNAPFILELLNKVAFLIPQNNANSSLNGLLLEISESELKMTASDGHCLAQVQTADYTLEESRKWLLPRRAVFEVKKILESSNDANIFLGLCGNQLVFSGESFNFFTKLLVDGFPAYGTILDKKGFVPARVERSHFIKTLRRSSCLLSGQFIATNFAFGLEKLKVSLHNKEVGTLEEEVPLFDFSGDECDIRFYAPYLLNGLQVFPGEQIQFYLQGKSKPIIFDAQAKNENSAYSMFYLVMPVAQTHE
- the recF gene encoding DNA replication and repair protein RecF (All proteins in this family for which functions are known are DNA-binding proteins that assist the filamentation of RecA onto DNA for the initiation of recombination or recombinational repair.); this encodes MNKLQLASIYLKDFRCFEQTTIDLDSSIVLICGANGTGKTSLLEALYYGCYLRSFRTHLSRDLVALGKESFFVKFLVKNDLIDHTIQIGFAHNKRLVKVDNKTTVSYKDLLSYYRVVSLTEDDLKLIQDGPEERRAFMDQALLLDDASFLIKMREYRVVLENRNALLQKEIIDKEEYFIWTKKLWEHSLDIQEIRKQLLAQLEADINTMLAQYIDQNLSLSFVYQAKKGSDLPFERFLHKNTSLEELMRSESYFKRSLFGAHVDDFSIVLEGKKSRAYASRGQQKMIVLLIKIAQIKQLMLKNGPIIFLLDDFMTDFDVERGKSLLSALFELNCQLIFTSPRRDSALESALIASQTDYKIISM